Part of the Listeria innocua genome is shown below.
AGCCTCTATCATTACGGAAAGCTGTCTCCAGTGTAAACGTCTAATATCACGTCGATGAATTACTTCTGATATCGCAATCCCGACCGTAAAAGAGACAACCGGCCAAAAATACTGAATTGCGATAGCCCAGTTCCCCTCTGAAAGATTAATTCCGAATAAAAGTATGTTCCCTGTCTGTGCATTTGCGAATACTTGTCCTCTTTCAATATAAGAGTAAGCATCCATAAATCCGCCAGCTAGAGCTAACAAGAGCCCTAGCCCTATTGATTCTGAAATTTGCCTTGAACGTACCATAACTTTTCATCCTTTTTTCTTATTTATTAAGCAATTGCGCGCGAATCGTACTAATTAAGTGATTTACTTGATCGATATTTTGCAACATTTTCTTTTCAAAATGGTGAATTGGCAGGAATACGCAAAGTTCGTCTGCATTATCCGCAGTTTCTTGGCCATAAAAAATCCTGCTTGATGGAATGATTTCTTGAATTTTTAAGAACGTTTCCCAAATATCAGCATAAACTTGAGCTTCTGTCATTCCAAGCTTAAGCGTGCTAGGAAGAGAATATAAAACAAGTATCCCACGTTTCTTATTTATTGTTTTGGTCGATATAGTAAAATCAGACTCATAGGAATGAACAATATCCTCATCGTCTACTAAATAAATTGCAGTTTCCGAATTAGAAAGCTCCGAATGAAAAATTTCTTGAAACTTTTCGAATTCGCGGTTAGAAACTTCTTCATTACTCGCGGTCAAAGTGCCTTGTTGATCTGTTAAAAACAAAGGAGAATGGCTGGTTTTTCCAGTCAGCTTTTTAGGAATTAGAAAAGCCTGTCTAAGAAGTTCGAATAAAGTCCTTCCGCAAATACCTAACAATAGCGCACTTACATCACTTTGTTGGTAGGCGGATAAAATAATTTTAGCAAAAAGCGAATCCTCTTTTTCAAAACCACGCGTTTCTTGGTAGCTCTCTAAATTATCTAGAAATACATCTTTAAAACGTCTACACGCTGTTGGATTAGCTAAAATCTGCGCAAATAATTTAGTTGTATTTTCTTCTCTAGGAAAAATAGTTGTCATTTTTTTGCTCTCCTTTGTTTTTTATAGTACACCAAATCAACTCATTTAAAAGCAATTCGAATATATTATCTCATATTTACCAAGAAATAATAAAAAATTCATAGAAACAAGCCCATAATAATTCATGGGCTCGTTTCATTATTTATCGTGTTTGTTTAAAAGCGCGATAATTCTCTCAGTAAGCTCGATTTCATTTTGCTTCATTCCTTTTTCCGCGTCATTATTACTATAAACCTGAGCCTCATAAATTTTTGTTAGCTCGGTAAAGTCGGCGGTTTTCAGCTCATTATCAACACGTATTGCAAAGTGGCGTAACGTTTCACTTGGCTCGCGAACATAACCATAAACTGCAAGAGATTTCATTAATTTATGATATGTTTTACTGAATTCAGGTGCTTTTGATAGTGATCGAAGTAATAAATAACTACGAATTCTGCGTCTAAATAGAACGACGAGAACAAGTAAAACAGCAACTAAGCCAGTAGGAATCCACCAGAACCATGAAGGTAGTTTGAAGCTTGAAGTTGAGTCGGTTTTTGGTTGTTCTTGTTTTGGCGTTTCCCCAGTAGAGCTACTTCCAGCTTCTTGCTCAGGTGTTTTATCTGGTTGAGCTGGTGTTTCTGGAGTACTCGTGCTGTCATTTGGTGTTTCTGGTTTATTGGCAGTTTCGGTAGTTGGCTCTTGGAAGTCTTCCGGATTTGTAAAGGTAGCTGTTGGCTCAAATGGAACCCATCCAGTTCCAGGGAAAAACACTTCTGGCCAAGAATGTGCATCGTTATTTGTAATGGTATACGTTGATTTAGAGTCGTTTCCTTTTTTCTCGCCTTCACCTGGAGTGTAACCTTTCGCCCATCTTGCTGGGATACCAAGCGAACGAAGCATTACCACCATGGAAGTAGAAAAATTATCGCAATAACCAATTTGTGTTTCAAATAAAAATTGATCGACATAATCGGCTCCATTAGGCGTTTCTTTCGCATCCTCAGTACTATATGTGAACGTACCTGAAGAACTTAAGTAGCTTTCGATAGCTTTTGCTTTATCGTAAATTGAATCAGCATCTTTAGTTACTTTATTGGCGAGTTTTGTAACTCGGTCAGGCAGTTCTTTTGGCATTTGCGTATATTTTGAAACAAATGCGCTGGATAAAGTGCTGAAATCAGCTTTTTGCATTTTTTCGATGTCGTAAACAGGTGATTTCATTTGAATCGTGTAATTTTTGATTGTATCTACAGGATTAATTTTTTCAGTCGTTAAATTGGCACTAAATGAATCAACCGCACTATTAATTGTTTGCGTTCCATATGGATATGGAATGTAATCACTTGATGAAGCAAAACTGATTTCGGCTGTTTTGGTATCTCCAGTTGTTTGTTCTGTAAGTTGGATAGGAAAGTCATCACCAGAAGAGAAAGACGTTATGTCTGCTGATTTTTCGTTCGCCCAGCCAGTTCCAGTATAAACACGTTTTGACTCAACGCGCCAGTAGTGCCCTTTTTCCGTACGAGCGGTAAATACGGTAGCATTATCTTTTTGGAGTGCGCCACCAAGCGTTGTATCGTCTTCGCTGTAACCGACTGTGCGAGTAGTATTGATTCCAAGCGCATTTTTAATCGTCGGTACTGGATCAGGGAAAACGGGCGCTTTTTTAGGTAACATTAGCGAACTAAAAACAAATACTGCAAGCAATAGGACTATAAAGACATGATAAAATAGGCCATTTCGTTTGAGTGAATCCGCGCTAATTCGATTTGG
Proteins encoded:
- a CDS encoding DUF4866 family protein, whose translation is MTTIFPREENTTKLFAQILANPTACRRFKDVFLDNLESYQETRGFEKEDSLFAKIILSAYQQSDVSALLLGICGRTLFELLRQAFLIPKKLTGKTSHSPLFLTDQQGTLTASNEEVSNREFEKFQEIFHSELSNSETAIYLVDDEDIVHSYESDFTISTKTINKKRGILVLYSLPSTLKLGMTEAQVYADIWETFLKIQEIIPSSRIFYGQETADNADELCVFLPIHHFEKKMLQNIDQVNHLISTIRAQLLNK
- a CDS encoding transglutaminase TgpA family protein, encoding MKRYLSLVLLFILSVLLISEWIYPFSELTELSTPNWIILFITISLGSFFLRLKYYWTIPLHLIMIFVVSGIYYAKDSIFSMNWFSSFFQITFNGFRDMVQFRSSDIAMNFILIVFLIALWLLSYITTYSILRKQRIMSVLVLTVSYLAVINTFTDYNSNWAIVRTVLEGFLLLHLALSSRIASPNRISADSLKRNGLFYHVFIVLLLAVFVFSSLMLPKKAPVFPDPVPTIKNALGINTTRTVGYSEDDTTLGGALQKDNATVFTARTEKGHYWRVESKRVYTGTGWANEKSADITSFSSGDDFPIQLTEQTTGDTKTAEISFASSSDYIPYPYGTQTINSAVDSFSANLTTEKINPVDTIKNYTIQMKSPVYDIEKMQKADFSTLSSAFVSKYTQMPKELPDRVTKLANKVTKDADSIYDKAKAIESYLSSSGTFTYSTEDAKETPNGADYVDQFLFETQIGYCDNFSTSMVVMLRSLGIPARWAKGYTPGEGEKKGNDSKSTYTITNNDAHSWPEVFFPGTGWVPFEPTATFTNPEDFQEPTTETANKPETPNDSTSTPETPAQPDKTPEQEAGSSSTGETPKQEQPKTDSTSSFKLPSWFWWIPTGLVAVLLVLVVLFRRRIRSYLLLRSLSKAPEFSKTYHKLMKSLAVYGYVREPSETLRHFAIRVDNELKTADFTELTKIYEAQVYSNNDAEKGMKQNEIELTERIIALLNKHDK